From Syngnathus typhle isolate RoL2023-S1 ecotype Sweden linkage group LG13, RoL_Styp_1.0, whole genome shotgun sequence, a single genomic window includes:
- the LOC133166126 gene encoding apolipoprotein D-like, whose product MKLFLALVAFIVPLVRGQVPHWGPCPEPDVQAAFNLRQFMGRWYEIARLPTQFEKGRCIETNFTFRGDKSIRVVSSEILKGELRKIEGTGVIEDQKNPAKLGISFSYVLPFSPYWILSTDYVNTALVYSCTDILRLFHLDFAWILSRTRTLPQTTIDGAKETFANNNIDVIRMMDTKQQGCDKDAPWNDDQLL is encoded by the exons ATGAAGCTGTTTTTGGCACTGGTGGCATTCATCGTACCTCTCGTCAGAGGTCAGGTGCCTCACTGGGGTCCATGCCCTGAACCCGATGTTCAAGCCGCCTTCAACCTCAGACAG TTCATGGGGAGGTGGTACGAAATCGCCAGACTGCCGACGCAGTTTGAGAAGGGACGCTGCATCGAGACCAATTTTACGTTCAGAGGGGACAAATCCATTCGAGTGGTCAGCTCGGAAATACT GAAAGGAGAGCTCAGAAAAATCGAAGGAACCGGTGTCATTGAGGATCAGAAAAATCCTGCCAAGCTTGGAATAAGCTTCTCTTACG TGTTGCCATTTTCTCCCTACTGGATCCTGTCCACCGACTACGTGAACACGGCGCTGGTGTACTCCTGTACTGACATCCTGCGTCTCTTCCACCTGGATTTCGCCTGGATCCTGAGCCGCACGCGTACGCTGCCCCAAACAACCATTGACGGCGCCAAGGAGACCTTTGCCAACAACAACATTGACGTCATACGCATGATGGACACCAAGCAGCAGGGCTGTGACAAAGACGCGCCCTGGAATGATGACCAGCTCTTATAA
- the sec62 gene encoding translocation protein SEC62, with protein MAERRRHKKRIQEVSKPTKEEKAVAKYMRFNCPTKSTNMMGQRVDYFTASKAVDCLLDSKWAKAKKGEEAVFTTRDSVADYCNRLLKKQFFQRALKVMKKKAEKEPKAEKEPKKEKKSKGDSGKEEDKKGKKDKDKKKEVADSGEAKKDKSDESPKKKKEVKKKFKLELHEDQLFLDGNEVYVWIYDPVPFKTFAMGLILVIAVIAATLFPLWPAEMRVGVYYLSVAAGCFVASILFLAVARCILFLLIWLLTGGRHHFWFLPNLTADVGFIDSFRPLYTHEYKGPRGASKKSKDNKDGDASQARKSDSDDNKSDSEKKDDDEEEDDEDDDKERKSGEEQEEEEEERHSDTDSERKEEEGSQHSNGNDFEMITREELDQHTEEDEDEEDKEKEEGKETQVEAAQS; from the exons ATGGCGGAGCGCAGGAGACATAAGAAACGTATCCAG GAGGTGAGCAAGCCTACCAAGGAGGAGAAGGCGGTGGCCAAGTACATGCGCTTCAACTGTCCCACCAAGTCCACCAACATGATGGGCCAGCGAGTGGACTACTTCACCG CATCCAAGGCGGTGGACTGCTTACTGGACTCCAAGTGGGCCAAAGCCAAGAAAGGCGAGGAAGCGGTCTTCACCACCAGGGACTCGGTGGCCGACTACTGCAACAG ACTCCTCAAGAAGCAGTTCTTCCAGCGAGCGCTCAAAGTGATGAAGAAAAAGGCTGAGAAGGAGCCCAAGGCTGAGAAGGAGcccaagaaggagaagaagtcCAAGGGTGACAGTGGGAAGGAAGAAGACAAAAAGGGGAAGaaggacaaagacaagaagaaggAGGTGGCAGACTCTGGCGAAGCCAAGAAGGACAAAAGT GACGAAAGccccaagaagaagaaggaggtgaAGAAGAAGTTCAAACTGGAGCTGCACGAGGACCAGCTCTTCCTCGACGGAAACGAG GTGTACGTGTGGATTTATGACCCTGTCCCCTTCAAGACATTCGCCATGGGGCTGATCTTGG TGATTGCCGTGATCGCCGCTACGCTCTTCCCGCTATGGCCCGCGGAGATGCGCGTGGGGGTCTACTATTTGAGCGTGGCCGCCGGATGCTTCGTGGCCAGCATTCTGTTCCTCGCCGTCG CTCGCTGCATACTGTTCCTGCTCATCTGGCTGCTGACCGGCGGGCGTCACCACTTCTGGTTCCTACCCAACCTGACGGCCGACGTCGGTTTCATCGACTCCTTCCGCCCGCTCTACACGCACGAGTACAAAGGCCCGCGAGGCGCCAGCAAGAAGTCCAAAGACAACAAAGACGGCGACGCAAGCCAGGCCCGCAAGTCAGACAGCGACGACAACAAGTCAGACAGCGAGAAGAaggacgacgacgaggaggaggacgacgaagaCGATGACAAGGAGCGTAAAAGCGGCGaggagcaagaggaggaggaggaagagcgaCACTCGGACACAGACAGCGAGCGCAAGGAAGAGGAAGGATCGCAGCACAGCAACGGCAACGACTTTGAGATGATCACCAGGGAGGAACTGGACCAGCACACGGAAGAAGACGAAGACGAGGAAGACAAAGAGAAAGAAGAGGGCAAAGAGACTCAAGTGGAAGCGGCTCAATCATAa
- the and2 gene encoding actinodin2 isoform X4, whose amino-acid sequence MASSPSLIHVGFLLAIVFLPEFLGAVPLEQRKEDEVGVVSDDVKAEVVANLRTLARRRRNAPVMAVPQFRHSPDFWGWYKYFMDSHNQEGVEDLDRLYVAYLQNKHRTEEGPTFNHYLKHLSEIYKACADSDDPECIAESTSKPKAAMVMPAPVKSAAVQMCNPYVDPYCLFPLTSKAAAAPAPAPAKAPAPILPMALKSPTGFYHYAPILEPFLSQEQKAELLRICSHDDVECLQYHLRAAYGYRPAAGPALPYAALKCDPKDPYCKPMIVQKAPTGYYHRLYPTCDPADPLCVASPAGLGDDPAPQEQHCNPLFDAGCNPLTATKLGGLTKPVLEYAPKGQPAHVAAPLTCDPRYDPYCILAAAAALRKSQPEQQVGYKLGIRGKTKEGYDCYVHYDKDCTPIDPQQKAQAPPEPRCHPFDPTCNKFAPPPAVQARGPGKGGVILPDPHCDPELDYNCRLRLADADDEEKEVSRPVQKSTKEATKSAVPRFEHFLWGIMSQRKI is encoded by the exons ATGGCGTCGTCGCCTTCCCTGATCCACGTTGGATTCCTTCTAGCCATCGTTTTCTTACCAG AGTTCCTCGGGGCCGTCCCACTGGAGCAGCGCAAGGAGGATGAAG TTGGTGTTGTGTCTGATGACGTGAAGGCTGAGGTGGTGGCCAACCTGAGGACGTTGGCGCGCCGCAGGAGGAACGCGCCCGTTATGGCGGTGCCCCAGTTCCGGCACTCCCCAGACTTCTGGGGCTGGTACAAGTACTTCATGGACAGCCACAACCAGGAGGGG GTGGAGGATCTGGACCGTCTGTACGTGGCGTACCTTCAGAACAAGCACCGGACGGAAGAGGGCCCCACCTTCAACCACTACCTCAAACACCTGAGCGAAATCTACAAGGCGTGCGCCGACTCTGACGACCCAGAATGCATCGCAGAGTCCACCAGCAAGCCCAAGGCGGCCATGGTGATGCCTGCTCCCGTCAAGTCCGCCGCCGTCCAGATGTGCAACCCCTACGTGGATCCCTACTGCCTCTTCCCGCTGACCTCCAAGGCTGCCGCTGCCCCGGCGCCGGCCCCAGCCAAGGCGCCCGCCCCCATCCTGCCCATGGCTCTGAAGAGCCCCACAGGCTTCTATCACTACGCCCCCATCCTGGAGCCCTTCCTGAGCCAGGAACAGAAGGCTGAGCTGCTGCGGATCTGCAGCCATGACGACGTCGAGTGTCTTCAGTACCACCTGAGGGCGGCGTACGGCTACCGACCCGCCGCCGGTCCCGCTCTGCCCTACGCTGCCCTCAAATGTGACCCCAAGGACCCTTATTGCAAGCCAATGATTGTTCAAAAGGCCCCCACAGGGTATTACCATCGTCTCTACCCAACCTGCGACCCGGCGGATCCCCTTTGCGTGGCCTCGCCCGCCGGCCTGGGCGACGACCCGGCGCCTCAGGAGCAGCATTGCAACCCGCTTTTTGACGCCGGTTGCAACCCACTAACCGCCACCAAGCTGGGAGGCCTCACCAAGCCCGTGCTGGAGTACGCTCCCAAAGGCCAGCCCGCCCACGTCGCCGCCCCCCTGACCTGCGACCCCCGCTACGATCCCTACTGCATACTGGCGGCCGCCGCTGCCCTGCGCAAGTCCCAACCAGAGCAACAG GTCGGCTACAAGCTGGGCATCCGCGGCAAGACCAAAGAGGGCTACGATTGCTATGTGCACTATGACAAAGACTGCACCCCGATCGACCCCCAGCAGAAGGCCCAGGCTCCGCCTGAGCCCCGCTGCCATCCCTTCGACCCCACCTGCAACAAGTTTGCGCCACCCCCCGCTGTCCAAGCCCGGGGACCCGGCAAGGGTGGTGTCATCCTGCCGGACCCCCACTGCGACCCTGAGCTCGACTACAACTGTCGCCTGCGTCTCGCCGACGCAGACGACGAAGAGAAAGAGGTTTCCCGGCCCGTCCAGAAATCAACCAAGGAGGCCACAAAATCCGCCGTCCCTCGTTTTGAGCACTTCCTCTGGGGCATCATGAGCCAGCGCAAGATTTAA
- the and2 gene encoding actinodin2 isoform X3 — MDRAQQDLHTEHSSKGGLLKTTAPACLSHTVYQRGTGGQTAKADKQKRNPRQRPLQHQRRKSLKRSMASSPSLIHVGFLLAIVFLPEFLGAVPLEQRKEDEVGVVSDDVKAEVVANLRTLARRRRNAPVMAVPQFRHSPDFWGWYKYFMDSHNQEGVEDLDRLYVAYLQNKHRTEEGPTFNHYLKHLSEIYKACADSDDPECIAESTSKPKAAMVMPAPVKSAAVQMCNPYVDPYCLFPLTSKAAAAPAPAPAKAPAPILPMALKSPTGFYHYAPILEPFLSQEQKAELLRICSHDDVECLQYHLRAAYGYRPAAGPALPYAALKCDPKDPYCKPMIVQKAPTGYYHRLYPTCDPADPLCVASPAGLGDDPAPQEQHCNPLFDAGCNPLTATKLGGLTKPVLEYAPKGQPAHVAAPLTCDPRYDPYCILAAAAALRKSQPEQQVGYKLGIRGKTKEGYDCYVHYDKDCTPIDPQQKAQAPPEPRCHPFDPTCNKFAPPPAVQARGPGKGGVILPDPHCDPELDYNCRLRLADADDEEKEVSRPVQKSTKEATKSAVPRFEHFLWGIMSQRKI; from the exons ATGGATCGTGCACAACAAGACCTACATACTGAACATTCTTCCAA gggggggctcCTTAAAACCACCGCCCCTGCCTGCCTCTCCCATACTGTATatcagagaggcacagggggcCAGACAGCTAAGGCCGACAAGCAGAAGAGGAACCCAAGACAGAGACCCCTTCAACACCAGCGCAG GAAGAGCCTCAAAAGGAGCATGGCGTCGTCGCCTTCCCTGATCCACGTTGGATTCCTTCTAGCCATCGTTTTCTTACCAG AGTTCCTCGGGGCCGTCCCACTGGAGCAGCGCAAGGAGGATGAAG TTGGTGTTGTGTCTGATGACGTGAAGGCTGAGGTGGTGGCCAACCTGAGGACGTTGGCGCGCCGCAGGAGGAACGCGCCCGTTATGGCGGTGCCCCAGTTCCGGCACTCCCCAGACTTCTGGGGCTGGTACAAGTACTTCATGGACAGCCACAACCAGGAGGGG GTGGAGGATCTGGACCGTCTGTACGTGGCGTACCTTCAGAACAAGCACCGGACGGAAGAGGGCCCCACCTTCAACCACTACCTCAAACACCTGAGCGAAATCTACAAGGCGTGCGCCGACTCTGACGACCCAGAATGCATCGCAGAGTCCACCAGCAAGCCCAAGGCGGCCATGGTGATGCCTGCTCCCGTCAAGTCCGCCGCCGTCCAGATGTGCAACCCCTACGTGGATCCCTACTGCCTCTTCCCGCTGACCTCCAAGGCTGCCGCTGCCCCGGCGCCGGCCCCAGCCAAGGCGCCCGCCCCCATCCTGCCCATGGCTCTGAAGAGCCCCACAGGCTTCTATCACTACGCCCCCATCCTGGAGCCCTTCCTGAGCCAGGAACAGAAGGCTGAGCTGCTGCGGATCTGCAGCCATGACGACGTCGAGTGTCTTCAGTACCACCTGAGGGCGGCGTACGGCTACCGACCCGCCGCCGGTCCCGCTCTGCCCTACGCTGCCCTCAAATGTGACCCCAAGGACCCTTATTGCAAGCCAATGATTGTTCAAAAGGCCCCCACAGGGTATTACCATCGTCTCTACCCAACCTGCGACCCGGCGGATCCCCTTTGCGTGGCCTCGCCCGCCGGCCTGGGCGACGACCCGGCGCCTCAGGAGCAGCATTGCAACCCGCTTTTTGACGCCGGTTGCAACCCACTAACCGCCACCAAGCTGGGAGGCCTCACCAAGCCCGTGCTGGAGTACGCTCCCAAAGGCCAGCCCGCCCACGTCGCCGCCCCCCTGACCTGCGACCCCCGCTACGATCCCTACTGCATACTGGCGGCCGCCGCTGCCCTGCGCAAGTCCCAACCAGAGCAACAG GTCGGCTACAAGCTGGGCATCCGCGGCAAGACCAAAGAGGGCTACGATTGCTATGTGCACTATGACAAAGACTGCACCCCGATCGACCCCCAGCAGAAGGCCCAGGCTCCGCCTGAGCCCCGCTGCCATCCCTTCGACCCCACCTGCAACAAGTTTGCGCCACCCCCCGCTGTCCAAGCCCGGGGACCCGGCAAGGGTGGTGTCATCCTGCCGGACCCCCACTGCGACCCTGAGCTCGACTACAACTGTCGCCTGCGTCTCGCCGACGCAGACGACGAAGAGAAAGAGGTTTCCCGGCCCGTCCAGAAATCAACCAAGGAGGCCACAAAATCCGCCGTCCCTCGTTTTGAGCACTTCCTCTGGGGCATCATGAGCCAGCGCAAGATTTAA
- the and2 gene encoding actinodin2 isoform X1 encodes MQISRNCFWTMSSSDRRRWIVHNKTYILNILPTCRCCGILHIPKILSPGNTWIRGTGGQTAKADKQKRNPRQRPLQHQRRKSLKRSMASSPSLIHVGFLLAIVFLPEFLGAVPLEQRKEDEVGVVSDDVKAEVVANLRTLARRRRNAPVMAVPQFRHSPDFWGWYKYFMDSHNQEGVEDLDRLYVAYLQNKHRTEEGPTFNHYLKHLSEIYKACADSDDPECIAESTSKPKAAMVMPAPVKSAAVQMCNPYVDPYCLFPLTSKAAAAPAPAPAKAPAPILPMALKSPTGFYHYAPILEPFLSQEQKAELLRICSHDDVECLQYHLRAAYGYRPAAGPALPYAALKCDPKDPYCKPMIVQKAPTGYYHRLYPTCDPADPLCVASPAGLGDDPAPQEQHCNPLFDAGCNPLTATKLGGLTKPVLEYAPKGQPAHVAAPLTCDPRYDPYCILAAAAALRKSQPEQQVGYKLGIRGKTKEGYDCYVHYDKDCTPIDPQQKAQAPPEPRCHPFDPTCNKFAPPPAVQARGPGKGGVILPDPHCDPELDYNCRLRLADADDEEKEVSRPVQKSTKEATKSAVPRFEHFLWGIMSQRKI; translated from the exons ATGCAGATTTCGAGGAACTGTTTTTGGACGATGTCATCCAGTGACAGACGGCGATGGATCGTGCACAACAAGACCTACATACTGAACATTCTTCCAA CCTGCAGATGTTGCGGGATTCTTCACATCCCCAAAATTCTTTCGCCTGGCAACACCTGGATA agaggcacagggggcCAGACAGCTAAGGCCGACAAGCAGAAGAGGAACCCAAGACAGAGACCCCTTCAACACCAGCGCAG GAAGAGCCTCAAAAGGAGCATGGCGTCGTCGCCTTCCCTGATCCACGTTGGATTCCTTCTAGCCATCGTTTTCTTACCAG AGTTCCTCGGGGCCGTCCCACTGGAGCAGCGCAAGGAGGATGAAG TTGGTGTTGTGTCTGATGACGTGAAGGCTGAGGTGGTGGCCAACCTGAGGACGTTGGCGCGCCGCAGGAGGAACGCGCCCGTTATGGCGGTGCCCCAGTTCCGGCACTCCCCAGACTTCTGGGGCTGGTACAAGTACTTCATGGACAGCCACAACCAGGAGGGG GTGGAGGATCTGGACCGTCTGTACGTGGCGTACCTTCAGAACAAGCACCGGACGGAAGAGGGCCCCACCTTCAACCACTACCTCAAACACCTGAGCGAAATCTACAAGGCGTGCGCCGACTCTGACGACCCAGAATGCATCGCAGAGTCCACCAGCAAGCCCAAGGCGGCCATGGTGATGCCTGCTCCCGTCAAGTCCGCCGCCGTCCAGATGTGCAACCCCTACGTGGATCCCTACTGCCTCTTCCCGCTGACCTCCAAGGCTGCCGCTGCCCCGGCGCCGGCCCCAGCCAAGGCGCCCGCCCCCATCCTGCCCATGGCTCTGAAGAGCCCCACAGGCTTCTATCACTACGCCCCCATCCTGGAGCCCTTCCTGAGCCAGGAACAGAAGGCTGAGCTGCTGCGGATCTGCAGCCATGACGACGTCGAGTGTCTTCAGTACCACCTGAGGGCGGCGTACGGCTACCGACCCGCCGCCGGTCCCGCTCTGCCCTACGCTGCCCTCAAATGTGACCCCAAGGACCCTTATTGCAAGCCAATGATTGTTCAAAAGGCCCCCACAGGGTATTACCATCGTCTCTACCCAACCTGCGACCCGGCGGATCCCCTTTGCGTGGCCTCGCCCGCCGGCCTGGGCGACGACCCGGCGCCTCAGGAGCAGCATTGCAACCCGCTTTTTGACGCCGGTTGCAACCCACTAACCGCCACCAAGCTGGGAGGCCTCACCAAGCCCGTGCTGGAGTACGCTCCCAAAGGCCAGCCCGCCCACGTCGCCGCCCCCCTGACCTGCGACCCCCGCTACGATCCCTACTGCATACTGGCGGCCGCCGCTGCCCTGCGCAAGTCCCAACCAGAGCAACAG GTCGGCTACAAGCTGGGCATCCGCGGCAAGACCAAAGAGGGCTACGATTGCTATGTGCACTATGACAAAGACTGCACCCCGATCGACCCCCAGCAGAAGGCCCAGGCTCCGCCTGAGCCCCGCTGCCATCCCTTCGACCCCACCTGCAACAAGTTTGCGCCACCCCCCGCTGTCCAAGCCCGGGGACCCGGCAAGGGTGGTGTCATCCTGCCGGACCCCCACTGCGACCCTGAGCTCGACTACAACTGTCGCCTGCGTCTCGCCGACGCAGACGACGAAGAGAAAGAGGTTTCCCGGCCCGTCCAGAAATCAACCAAGGAGGCCACAAAATCCGCCGTCCCTCGTTTTGAGCACTTCCTCTGGGGCATCATGAGCCAGCGCAAGATTTAA
- the and2 gene encoding actinodin2 isoform X2 → MSSSDRRRWIVHNKTYILNILPTCRCCGILHIPKILSPGNTWIRGTGGQTAKADKQKRNPRQRPLQHQRRKSLKRSMASSPSLIHVGFLLAIVFLPEFLGAVPLEQRKEDEVGVVSDDVKAEVVANLRTLARRRRNAPVMAVPQFRHSPDFWGWYKYFMDSHNQEGVEDLDRLYVAYLQNKHRTEEGPTFNHYLKHLSEIYKACADSDDPECIAESTSKPKAAMVMPAPVKSAAVQMCNPYVDPYCLFPLTSKAAAAPAPAPAKAPAPILPMALKSPTGFYHYAPILEPFLSQEQKAELLRICSHDDVECLQYHLRAAYGYRPAAGPALPYAALKCDPKDPYCKPMIVQKAPTGYYHRLYPTCDPADPLCVASPAGLGDDPAPQEQHCNPLFDAGCNPLTATKLGGLTKPVLEYAPKGQPAHVAAPLTCDPRYDPYCILAAAAALRKSQPEQQVGYKLGIRGKTKEGYDCYVHYDKDCTPIDPQQKAQAPPEPRCHPFDPTCNKFAPPPAVQARGPGKGGVILPDPHCDPELDYNCRLRLADADDEEKEVSRPVQKSTKEATKSAVPRFEHFLWGIMSQRKI, encoded by the exons ATGTCATCCAGTGACAGACGGCGATGGATCGTGCACAACAAGACCTACATACTGAACATTCTTCCAA CCTGCAGATGTTGCGGGATTCTTCACATCCCCAAAATTCTTTCGCCTGGCAACACCTGGATA agaggcacagggggcCAGACAGCTAAGGCCGACAAGCAGAAGAGGAACCCAAGACAGAGACCCCTTCAACACCAGCGCAG GAAGAGCCTCAAAAGGAGCATGGCGTCGTCGCCTTCCCTGATCCACGTTGGATTCCTTCTAGCCATCGTTTTCTTACCAG AGTTCCTCGGGGCCGTCCCACTGGAGCAGCGCAAGGAGGATGAAG TTGGTGTTGTGTCTGATGACGTGAAGGCTGAGGTGGTGGCCAACCTGAGGACGTTGGCGCGCCGCAGGAGGAACGCGCCCGTTATGGCGGTGCCCCAGTTCCGGCACTCCCCAGACTTCTGGGGCTGGTACAAGTACTTCATGGACAGCCACAACCAGGAGGGG GTGGAGGATCTGGACCGTCTGTACGTGGCGTACCTTCAGAACAAGCACCGGACGGAAGAGGGCCCCACCTTCAACCACTACCTCAAACACCTGAGCGAAATCTACAAGGCGTGCGCCGACTCTGACGACCCAGAATGCATCGCAGAGTCCACCAGCAAGCCCAAGGCGGCCATGGTGATGCCTGCTCCCGTCAAGTCCGCCGCCGTCCAGATGTGCAACCCCTACGTGGATCCCTACTGCCTCTTCCCGCTGACCTCCAAGGCTGCCGCTGCCCCGGCGCCGGCCCCAGCCAAGGCGCCCGCCCCCATCCTGCCCATGGCTCTGAAGAGCCCCACAGGCTTCTATCACTACGCCCCCATCCTGGAGCCCTTCCTGAGCCAGGAACAGAAGGCTGAGCTGCTGCGGATCTGCAGCCATGACGACGTCGAGTGTCTTCAGTACCACCTGAGGGCGGCGTACGGCTACCGACCCGCCGCCGGTCCCGCTCTGCCCTACGCTGCCCTCAAATGTGACCCCAAGGACCCTTATTGCAAGCCAATGATTGTTCAAAAGGCCCCCACAGGGTATTACCATCGTCTCTACCCAACCTGCGACCCGGCGGATCCCCTTTGCGTGGCCTCGCCCGCCGGCCTGGGCGACGACCCGGCGCCTCAGGAGCAGCATTGCAACCCGCTTTTTGACGCCGGTTGCAACCCACTAACCGCCACCAAGCTGGGAGGCCTCACCAAGCCCGTGCTGGAGTACGCTCCCAAAGGCCAGCCCGCCCACGTCGCCGCCCCCCTGACCTGCGACCCCCGCTACGATCCCTACTGCATACTGGCGGCCGCCGCTGCCCTGCGCAAGTCCCAACCAGAGCAACAG GTCGGCTACAAGCTGGGCATCCGCGGCAAGACCAAAGAGGGCTACGATTGCTATGTGCACTATGACAAAGACTGCACCCCGATCGACCCCCAGCAGAAGGCCCAGGCTCCGCCTGAGCCCCGCTGCCATCCCTTCGACCCCACCTGCAACAAGTTTGCGCCACCCCCCGCTGTCCAAGCCCGGGGACCCGGCAAGGGTGGTGTCATCCTGCCGGACCCCCACTGCGACCCTGAGCTCGACTACAACTGTCGCCTGCGTCTCGCCGACGCAGACGACGAAGAGAAAGAGGTTTCCCGGCCCGTCCAGAAATCAACCAAGGAGGCCACAAAATCCGCCGTCCCTCGTTTTGAGCACTTCCTCTGGGGCATCATGAGCCAGCGCAAGATTTAA
- the samd7 gene encoding sterile alpha motif domain-containing protein 7 — MTPREQLRKMTALGEQGAMDEKHWYRLVNGMSANELRQRQEMMLRNQMAMAPQILTQGQQRLQGVPTPFEPRFMERELVPPVEMVPPDGRQMHMGSHLGPPLAPPAGVLPGRTFPGPAGYGFLPSEPMETAARRQELIHKQNMARMEMNAILHQKELENAHQKGLMGMENPMSYPSNPMAFRNRQRMPDGHDVFVHRPTLDDLHSNGILMTASPYPPMGTLHRERGRRVGRRPAAHKSVDHPGGHVKGPAEDKSVERSPGGASGGEEKEVDLKGEVGEECSVSKAHHPAKVDSEAAAGGRKIYKEGEVGLRKGGAPGQRVDASNNGANDKDAPSQCAAFQDKFMYPPQGGMPYMFPVAGNGFLPAGPPNVFLNGDEVSEDIRKWSVNDVYNFITTIPTCSEYAQTFKDHMIDGETLPLLSEEHLLDTLGLKLGPALKIRSQVSRRTGSMLYMMNLPLPAGPLQGAPDNKPGDHSSEMGSPGNCNSEEMIIMAASPREAIDVLKPAEHLCEPDNTSPRAKELTAEPI; from the exons ATGACCCCTCGCGAGCAGctgaggaagatgacggcgcTGGGAGAGCAGGGAGCTATGGATGAGAAGCACTGGTACCGGCTGGTCAACGGCATGTCGGCAAACG AGTTAAGGCAAAGGCAGGAGATGATGCTGAGGAACCAAATGGCCATGGCGCCACAGATCCTCACTCAGGGTCAGCAGAGGTTACAGGGGGTCCCGACACCATTTGAACCTCGTTTTATGGAAAG GGAATTAGTGCCGCCAGTCGAGATGGTACCGCCGGATGGAAGGCAGATGCACATGGGATCTCACCTGGGCCCGCCGCTGGCGCCACCTGCTGGCGTCCTACCGGGGCGAACCTTTCCAGGACCAg CTGGCTATGGCTTCCTGCCCTCGGAGCCCATGGAAACGGCTGCCCGACGACAGGAGCTCATTCACAAGCAGAACATGGCCAG AATGGAGATGAACGCCATTTTGCATCAGAAAGAGCTGGAGAACGCCCACCAAAAGGGTCTGATGGGCATGGAAAACCCCATGTCGTACCCTTCCAACCCCATGGCCTTCAGAAACCGCCAGCGCATGCCCGACGGTCACGACGTCTTTGTCCACCGGCCCACGCTGGACGACCTCCACTCAAACGGCATCCTTATGACAGCCAGCCCCTATCCCCCGATGGGCACGCTGCACAGAGAGCGGGGCCGGCGGGTGGGCCGGCGGCCCGCCGCGCACAAGAGCGTCGACCACCCCGGCGGTCACGTCAAAGGCCCGGCTGAAGACAAAAGCGTGGAGCGGAGTCCCGGGGGTGCTTCTGGCGGGGAGGAGAAGGAAGTGGACTTGAAGGGGGAAGTGGGAGAGGAGTGTTCTGTCAGCAAGGCGCACCACCCAGCCAAAGTGGACTCGGAAGCGGCTGCAGGAGGCAGGAAGATCTACAAGGAGGGCGAGGTGGGCCTGCGTAAGGGCGGCGCTCCGGGCCAGCGCGTGGACGCCAGCAACAATGGAGCCAACGACAAGGACGCTCCCAGCCAGTGTGCCGCCTTCCAAGACAAGTTCATGTATCCACCCCAAGGGGGGATGCCTTACATGTTCCCTGTTGCCGGGAATGGCTTCCTACCTGCCG GTCCGCCCAATGTCTTCCTAAACGGTGACGAGGTATCCGAAGACATTCGGAAGTGGAGCGTCAATGACGTTTACAACTTTATCACCACCATTCCTACATGTTCAGAGTACGCTCAG ACGTTTAAAGACCACATGATTGATGGCGAGACACTGCCCCTGCTGTCAGAGGAGCATTTGCTGGACACACTTGGACTTAAACTCGGGCCTGCTCTAAAGATCCGCTCTCAG GTGTCGAGGCGCACGGGCAGCATGCTGTACATGATGAACCTTCCGCTCCCCGCTGGCCCCTTGCAAGGCGCCCCAGACAACAAGCCTGGCGACCATTCATCGGAGATGGGCTCACCTGGGAACTGTAACAGCGAAGAGATGATTATCATGGCGGCGAGCCCCCGGGAAGCCATCGACGTCCTGAAACCCGCCGAGCACCTCTGCGAGCCGGACAACACTTCCCCTCGAGCTAAAGAGTTAACCGCCGAGCCCATTTGA